A stretch of Prosthecobacter debontii DNA encodes these proteins:
- a CDS encoding PQQ-binding-like beta-propeller repeat protein, which yields MRAFPTSLVLSLALPFGFTTSLTSTFAADWPSFRGADRQDISRESGLLKEWPENGPKQVWLNQDVGLGYSGYAIVGDSLYTLGARDAVEYVIAVDVATGKEKWSAEAGALLTNNWGNGPRSTPTVDGDHVYAMGGKGTLVCLTKSDGKEVWRVTMESLGGQLPGWGFCESPLVEGNLVIVTPGGPQGTLAAFDKLTGTPAWRSATWTDPAQYSSIVPVDHHGTRQLIQLTMQSVAGVNAANGELLWKNEFPGKTAVIPTPIFSEGQVFVTAGYGVGCKSFKIGADNSIEELYQTLEMGNHHGGVVLVNGHLYGFAEKNGWTCMDFKTGEVKWVEKRTLGKGAIHAADGMLYLLEEKTGTVVLITATPEGWQEHGRFTLQPQTTQRNPKGMIWTHPVVSGGRLYLRDQELLFSFDVSGK from the coding sequence ATGAGAGCTTTTCCCACTTCCCTCGTCCTGTCCCTGGCGCTGCCTTTTGGTTTCACCACCTCTCTCACCTCCACCTTCGCGGCAGACTGGCCCAGCTTCCGGGGAGCGGACCGCCAGGACATCTCTCGCGAGTCTGGCCTGCTCAAAGAGTGGCCCGAGAATGGGCCGAAGCAGGTGTGGCTGAATCAGGATGTGGGCTTGGGCTACTCCGGCTATGCCATCGTGGGCGATAGCCTCTACACCCTGGGCGCACGGGATGCCGTGGAGTATGTCATCGCCGTGGATGTGGCCACGGGGAAGGAAAAGTGGTCGGCTGAGGCCGGGGCGCTGCTGACGAATAACTGGGGCAACGGCCCCCGCAGCACCCCCACGGTGGATGGAGACCATGTCTATGCCATGGGCGGCAAAGGCACGCTCGTTTGCCTAACCAAAAGCGATGGTAAAGAAGTCTGGCGCGTCACCATGGAGAGCCTGGGCGGGCAGCTCCCTGGCTGGGGGTTCTGCGAAAGCCCGCTGGTGGAGGGCAACCTTGTCATCGTCACCCCCGGTGGACCGCAGGGCACGCTGGCGGCCTTTGATAAGCTGACCGGCACACCCGCCTGGCGCTCCGCAACCTGGACGGACCCCGCCCAGTATTCCTCCATCGTGCCAGTGGATCACCATGGCACCCGCCAGCTCATCCAGCTCACCATGCAGAGTGTGGCCGGCGTGAATGCGGCCAATGGGGAACTGCTGTGGAAAAACGAGTTCCCGGGTAAAACCGCCGTCATCCCCACCCCGATTTTCAGCGAGGGCCAAGTCTTCGTCACCGCCGGGTATGGAGTCGGCTGCAAGTCCTTCAAGATCGGCGCGGATAACAGCATCGAGGAACTGTATCAGACCCTGGAGATGGGCAACCATCACGGCGGTGTCGTGCTGGTGAATGGTCACCTCTACGGCTTCGCTGAAAAGAATGGTTGGACCTGCATGGACTTCAAAACCGGCGAGGTGAAGTGGGTGGAAAAACGAACTCTGGGTAAAGGTGCCATCCATGCTGCCGATGGCATGCTCTATCTGTTGGAGGAGAAAACTGGCACCGTGGTGCTCATCACCGCCACCCCCGAAGGCTGGCAGGAGCATGGCCGCTTCACCCTCCAGCCTCAGACCACGCAGCGGAATCCTAAAGGCATGATCTGGACCCACCCCGTGGTCAGCGGCGGCCGCCTCTACCTGCGGGATCAGGAGCTGCTCTTCAGCTTCGATGTGAGCGGGAAGTGA
- a CDS encoding tail fiber domain-containing protein, with amino-acid sequence MRALFLRFFLLMLISCGSVARADFPRQFTHQGKISAGGVSFTGTGKFKFLLYHATTANGGDAVPVWSNALGAAATMSEPDNALAVEVPVENGFYHLGIGNTALPHMAALPEALTAPVGKHLFLRIWFSDGVSGFEWLQPDLALVAVPFAIEAEKLSGIQTDKIVIETSQGAIVWNGGTASQPGGTAWGEWSSADGVGATAWAGAVSYGIRSTAWAFGAANGERATAWGDTSTASGQDSTAWGGGRASVQRATAWGEWSSADGVGATAWAGAVSYGIRSTAWAFGAANGERATAWGDTSTASGQDSTAWGGGRASVQRATAWGEWSSADGVGATAWAGAVSYGIRSTAWAFGAANGERATAWGDTSTASGQDSTAWGGGRASVQRATAWGEWSSADGVGATAWAGALSYGIRSTAWALASAGGERATSWGQMSQASGMDSTAWAGGHAIGERATAWGEFSRAEFENSTAWGGGIAFGERSTAWALAQASGTNATAWGTMSDASGYDSTAWAEGDAGDIGATAWGKHSTAMGTYSTAWAGGFTFGQRATAWAEGQASGTNATAWGMMSQADGLDSTAWGGGEAGGFMATAWAGALAMGTNSTSWGGSAIAMGERATAWGNMSQADGPDSTAWATGKANGIFATAWAEGNAEGESSTAWGRGTAFGRRATAWGDLSQATGNDSTAWGGGEARMDHDTAWGYGITEGTFSTAWASGLAKGPQSTAWAEGTAEGLASTAVGPGTLAYSAFEFVIGTYPTAYAPLSTIDRQAGDRLFVIGNGADVTTPSNALTVLKDGSIGLQGVDAPMHPLEAASGAHLTTGGVWTNASDRNLKTNVKPVDEEEMLQRVRDLPVYEWNYKAEPAEVRHVGPMAQDFHEAFGLGDSERSIGTVDADGVALASIQALVKKMETLAAENERLRQRVEALEKAASQAPPPSPTASGADLDL; translated from the coding sequence ATGCGCGCCCTGTTCCTGCGGTTTTTTCTCCTCATGCTGATCAGTTGCGGCAGCGTGGCACGGGCAGATTTTCCCCGGCAATTCACCCATCAGGGAAAGATCTCTGCCGGAGGGGTTTCCTTTACAGGCACCGGGAAATTTAAGTTCCTACTTTACCATGCGACCACGGCCAACGGCGGTGATGCCGTGCCGGTATGGAGCAATGCTCTCGGGGCCGCCGCCACGATGAGCGAACCGGACAATGCCCTCGCCGTGGAGGTGCCGGTGGAAAATGGCTTTTACCACTTGGGAATCGGTAACACCGCTCTGCCCCACATGGCCGCACTTCCCGAGGCGCTGACGGCTCCGGTGGGGAAACACTTGTTTCTGCGCATCTGGTTCAGCGATGGGGTCAGCGGTTTCGAGTGGCTGCAGCCGGATCTTGCGCTCGTTGCGGTGCCGTTTGCCATCGAGGCGGAGAAGCTGTCTGGCATTCAGACGGATAAGATCGTCATCGAGACCTCCCAGGGAGCCATCGTCTGGAATGGGGGCACCGCCTCTCAACCCGGCGGCACGGCCTGGGGCGAATGGTCCTCGGCGGATGGCGTCGGTGCCACGGCGTGGGCAGGGGCCGTTTCCTACGGCATCCGCTCAACCGCCTGGGCCTTCGGAGCCGCCAACGGTGAACGTGCGACCGCCTGGGGAGACACCTCCACCGCTTCAGGACAAGACAGCACGGCCTGGGGTGGTGGCCGGGCTTCCGTGCAGAGAGCCACAGCCTGGGGAGAGTGGTCCTCGGCGGATGGCGTCGGTGCCACGGCCTGGGCAGGCGCCGTTTCCTACGGCATCCGCTCCACCGCCTGGGCCTTCGGAGCCGCCAACGGTGAGCGTGCGACCGCCTGGGGGGATACCTCCACCGCTTCAGGACAGGACAGCACGGCCTGGGGTGGTGGACGAGCCTCGGTGCAGCGGGCCACGGCCTGGGGAGAGTGGTCCTCGGCCGATGGCGTCGGTGCCACGGCTTGGGCAGGAGCCGTTTCTTACGGTATCCGCTCCACCGCCTGGGCCTTCGGAGCCGCCAACGGTGAACGTGCGACCGCCTGGGGAGACACCTCCACCGCTTCAGGACAAGACAGCACGGCCTGGGGTGGTGGACGAGCCTCGGTGCAGCGGGCCACTGCCTGGGGAGAATGGTCCTCGGCGGATGGTGTCGGTGCCACGGCTTGGGCAGGAGCCCTTTCTTACGGTATCCGCTCCACCGCCTGGGCCTTGGCTTCTGCGGGAGGAGAGCGCGCCACCTCCTGGGGACAGATGTCCCAAGCGTCTGGAATGGATAGCACAGCCTGGGCTGGTGGTCATGCGATCGGGGAGCGCGCCACGGCCTGGGGTGAATTCTCGCGAGCGGAATTCGAAAATTCCACCGCTTGGGGAGGCGGCATCGCCTTCGGAGAACGATCCACCGCGTGGGCCCTCGCTCAAGCTTCAGGAACCAATGCCACGGCTTGGGGGACCATGTCTGACGCGAGTGGCTACGATAGCACCGCCTGGGCCGAGGGGGATGCTGGAGACATCGGAGCGACGGCTTGGGGAAAGCACTCCACGGCGATGGGAACCTATTCTACAGCTTGGGCGGGGGGGTTCACGTTTGGCCAACGTGCCACGGCTTGGGCGGAGGGTCAGGCTTCCGGCACCAACGCCACCGCCTGGGGCATGATGTCCCAGGCCGATGGTCTGGATAGCACGGCCTGGGGAGGTGGCGAGGCGGGCGGTTTTATGGCCACCGCCTGGGCAGGGGCGCTCGCCATGGGCACCAACAGCACCTCCTGGGGAGGCTCCGCCATCGCCATGGGGGAGCGGGCCACCGCCTGGGGAAATATGTCGCAGGCCGATGGCCCCGATTCCACGGCCTGGGCCACTGGCAAGGCTAATGGCATCTTCGCCACCGCCTGGGCGGAAGGCAATGCGGAGGGGGAATCCTCCACCGCCTGGGGTCGCGGCACCGCTTTTGGTCGTCGGGCCACCGCCTGGGGGGATCTGTCTCAAGCCACGGGTAACGACAGCACGGCCTGGGGTGGGGGAGAGGCCCGGATGGATCACGATACCGCCTGGGGCTACGGGATCACGGAAGGCACTTTTTCCACCGCCTGGGCCAGCGGCCTAGCCAAGGGCCCTCAATCCACCGCCTGGGCGGAGGGGACTGCGGAAGGACTGGCCTCCACCGCCGTGGGTCCAGGCACGCTCGCTTACTCGGCCTTTGAGTTCGTCATCGGCACCTACCCCACAGCCTACGCCCCCCTATCCACGATCGACCGCCAGGCGGGGGATCGCCTCTTCGTCATCGGTAACGGGGCGGATGTCACAACTCCGAGCAACGCCCTCACCGTGTTGAAAGATGGCAGCATCGGCCTGCAAGGTGTGGATGCCCCGATGCACCCCCTCGAGGCCGCCAGCGGGGCTCACCTCACCACCGGCGGCGTCTGGACGAACGCCTCGGATCGGAATCTGAAAACGAATGTGAAGCCGGTGGATGAGGAAGAGATGCTCCAGCGGGTGCGCGATCTGCCAGTGTATGAGTGGAACTACAAGGCGGAACCGGCGGAGGTGCGGCATGTGGGGCCGATGGCACAGGATTTCCACGAAGCCTTCGGACTGGGAGACAGCGAGCGTAGCATCGGCACCGTGGATGCGGATGGGGTTGCCCTGGCGTCCATCCAGGCTCTGGTGAAAAAAATGGAGACCCTGGCGGCGGAAAATGAGCGTCTCAGGCAGCGCGTGGAGGCGCTGGAAAAAGCCGCCTCACAAGCGCCCCCGCCCTCCCCGACTGCCTCCGGTGCCGACTTAGACCTGTGA
- a CDS encoding FAD:protein FMN transferase: protein MNAFFTCLARLAGIGCLSLALVGCGPQEVPNLQGKTMGTTWSLQAVGADEALRVLIQTHLDQREAVFSHWKADSPLSQFNASTSTNWVPVPLELVRIIEVAHEVARETEGALDVTLGPQVEAWGFGGKPEQADKPGLEHVGWRHLAWREAPPALKKDAPEVRLNVAAVAEGFLLDELVARLRAEGLQNFLLELGGEVFASGHAPDGGPWRVGLQSPDGIPGNTLERLPLTDACISTSGSYRHRYEKEGHTYSHIIDPRTGRPITHRLVSVTVIHPRAVLADGYATALMVLGPEKGREVAQRLSLRVIWLEEE from the coding sequence ATGAATGCCTTTTTCACCTGCTTGGCCCGTCTCGCAGGCATCGGCTGTCTCAGCCTCGCACTGGTCGGATGCGGGCCGCAGGAGGTTCCGAATCTTCAGGGCAAGACCATGGGCACGACCTGGAGCCTGCAGGCGGTGGGGGCCGATGAAGCCCTTCGAGTGTTGATTCAAACCCATCTGGACCAGCGAGAAGCGGTGTTTTCTCACTGGAAAGCGGACTCGCCTCTTTCGCAGTTCAATGCGAGCACGAGCACGAACTGGGTGCCTGTGCCGCTCGAACTGGTACGGATCATCGAGGTGGCTCACGAGGTGGCACGAGAAACCGAAGGTGCGTTGGATGTGACCCTCGGCCCCCAGGTGGAGGCGTGGGGATTTGGCGGGAAGCCGGAGCAAGCTGATAAACCCGGTCTGGAGCACGTGGGCTGGCGTCACCTCGCTTGGCGAGAGGCTCCTCCTGCCCTGAAAAAAGATGCACCGGAGGTGCGCCTGAATGTGGCGGCTGTGGCTGAGGGATTCCTCCTGGATGAACTCGTGGCCCGACTGCGGGCGGAGGGCCTCCAAAACTTTCTGCTCGAACTCGGGGGTGAGGTCTTTGCCAGTGGTCACGCGCCGGATGGAGGCCCCTGGCGGGTGGGTTTGCAATCGCCCGACGGCATCCCTGGAAACACCCTGGAAAGGCTGCCTCTCACCGATGCCTGCATCTCCACCAGCGGCAGCTACCGCCACCGTTATGAGAAGGAGGGGCACACCTACAGTCACATCATCGACCCACGCACGGGGCGGCCCATCACGCATCGGCTGGTGTCCGTCACGGTCATCCATCCTCGGGCGGTCCTGGCGGATGGCTACGCCACGGCCCTGATGGTGCTGGGACCGGAAAAAGGGCGCGAAGTGGCGCAGCGGCTCAGTCTACGGGTGATCTGGCTGGAGGAGGAGTAG
- a CDS encoding serine/threonine-protein kinase, giving the protein MSDLRPNKLTDVESLAGFFDIALADELPEEVSAQETAGMIIAGRYLLKSLLGGGGAGNVWLAEQTQPVRREVAVKIIRPGLGTGVLSGRFIREYQVLARLEHPNIAGVFDAGELPDGRTYFVMEMVAGDAITTWCRQQETPLRARLEIFAQACFAVQHAHQKGILHRDLKPSNVMVTLLDGKPVVKIIDFGIAKALAGDLPPTLDMTLNGVVLGTPRYMSPEQAGLTGQDVDTRTDVYALGVLLYELLTGTTPIQVADEKNAPLPDLLQQVRQTEIELPSRRVARLDSTHLFRAKELRGELDWIVLKALQKDREQRYAPALTLAEEIHRYLRDEPVLAGPPGTGYQVKKWLTRHRSTALSAAAVLGALSAGVATTWWALERMEQQRLETQRLRLAEQNQAELAEQVSAQLGELLASARKHVEAGMNTQALRRLADECAASLSRFRNQPRTEQRLVEQLALLYTALQEPGRSLPWFQRQWELTAQLEGENSEAALLSLYNIAWRATAQNQAERAVPMLKQVLAGFEKLPGGLEARPVRSLSVRRELARALSRTGHHEEAITLMASVVRQKNFVRPDEAALWLRDQAEMLRLGGRPTESATALRQSLALIPDDAAHSSLRAYVLASLATTTSQPADHESALAASLARLKHLETEVGARDPRLLNALLNHAVLACKVPGCPGGEEAARRALNIAQSAGHESLLADAWIMVSETLRVQRRIPESEDAIRQGLAEAGPVQTEPWRELEMHRRLGDLLAARRNFEEAWEEYQIAFKDWLTHPAAGRPPEKERLIFTSIIAFWEKLAKVGSPMADPTQLEVWRARLREWECRRAPAHVMN; this is encoded by the coding sequence ATGTCAGACCTGCGGCCCAACAAGCTTACCGACGTCGAGTCTCTCGCGGGATTCTTTGACATCGCCCTGGCAGATGAGCTGCCGGAGGAAGTAAGTGCCCAGGAGACCGCGGGCATGATCATCGCCGGGCGATATTTGCTGAAATCCCTGCTGGGTGGCGGCGGTGCCGGGAATGTCTGGCTGGCGGAGCAGACCCAACCGGTGCGGCGGGAGGTGGCGGTGAAGATCATCCGCCCGGGCTTGGGCACCGGCGTGCTCTCAGGCCGCTTCATTCGTGAATATCAGGTGCTGGCGCGGCTGGAGCACCCGAACATCGCCGGCGTCTTCGATGCCGGGGAACTGCCGGATGGCCGCACCTACTTCGTCATGGAGATGGTGGCGGGGGATGCCATCACCACCTGGTGCCGCCAGCAGGAGACTCCGCTGCGAGCTCGCCTGGAGATCTTCGCCCAGGCCTGCTTCGCGGTGCAGCATGCGCATCAAAAGGGCATCCTGCATCGCGATCTGAAACCCTCCAATGTCATGGTGACCCTCTTGGATGGAAAGCCCGTGGTGAAGATCATCGACTTCGGCATCGCCAAGGCCCTAGCGGGGGATTTGCCCCCGACGCTGGACATGACCTTGAACGGGGTCGTCCTCGGCACCCCGCGCTACATGAGTCCCGAACAGGCCGGTTTGACCGGACAGGATGTGGATACCCGCACCGATGTCTATGCCCTGGGCGTGCTGCTTTATGAACTGCTCACCGGCACCACGCCGATCCAAGTGGCGGATGAAAAAAACGCCCCGCTGCCTGATCTGCTCCAGCAGGTGCGGCAGACCGAGATCGAGCTGCCCAGCCGCCGGGTCGCACGCCTCGACTCGACTCACCTTTTCCGGGCCAAAGAGCTGCGGGGCGAGCTCGACTGGATCGTGCTGAAAGCGCTGCAAAAAGACCGAGAGCAGCGCTACGCCCCTGCCCTGACGCTGGCGGAGGAGATCCACCGCTACCTCCGCGATGAGCCCGTGCTGGCCGGTCCACCGGGCACTGGCTACCAGGTGAAAAAATGGCTGACCCGACACCGCAGCACCGCCCTGAGTGCCGCCGCAGTGCTGGGTGCCCTGAGTGCCGGAGTGGCGACGACCTGGTGGGCACTGGAGCGGATGGAGCAGCAGCGGCTGGAGACGCAGCGCCTGCGCCTGGCTGAGCAAAACCAAGCGGAGCTGGCGGAGCAAGTCAGCGCCCAGCTCGGCGAACTCCTCGCCAGTGCCCGCAAGCACGTGGAGGCCGGAATGAACACCCAGGCTCTGCGCAGGCTGGCGGATGAGTGTGCGGCCAGCCTGTCCCGTTTTCGCAATCAACCGCGGACGGAACAGCGGCTGGTGGAGCAGCTCGCCCTGCTCTACACCGCCCTGCAGGAGCCAGGGCGGAGCTTACCCTGGTTTCAGCGGCAATGGGAGCTGACGGCCCAGTTGGAGGGCGAGAATTCCGAAGCTGCCCTGCTCTCCCTCTACAACATCGCGTGGCGAGCCACGGCCCAGAATCAGGCCGAGCGGGCCGTGCCCATGCTGAAGCAGGTCTTGGCAGGTTTTGAAAAACTGCCGGGAGGTCTGGAGGCGCGCCCCGTCCGCAGCCTGAGTGTCCGCCGAGAGTTAGCCCGCGCGCTCTCGCGGACCGGGCATCATGAAGAAGCCATTACGCTCATGGCATCCGTGGTCCGTCAAAAGAACTTTGTCCGCCCGGACGAGGCGGCCCTGTGGTTGCGTGATCAGGCTGAGATGCTCCGCCTCGGCGGTCGGCCCACCGAGTCGGCCACGGCTCTGCGGCAATCCCTGGCTCTGATCCCTGACGATGCCGCCCATTCCAGCCTCAGGGCCTACGTGCTGGCCAGTCTCGCCACGACCACCAGCCAACCCGCAGATCATGAATCAGCACTCGCTGCCTCATTGGCCAGATTGAAGCACCTGGAGACGGAAGTCGGCGCACGCGATCCCCGACTGCTCAATGCCCTGCTCAATCATGCGGTCCTGGCCTGCAAAGTCCCCGGCTGCCCCGGCGGGGAGGAAGCCGCACGGCGTGCGCTGAACATCGCTCAAAGTGCCGGGCATGAATCCCTCCTGGCCGATGCCTGGATCATGGTCAGCGAGACGCTGCGGGTGCAGAGGCGCATTCCAGAATCCGAAGACGCCATCCGCCAAGGACTGGCCGAGGCTGGGCCCGTGCAGACCGAGCCCTGGCGTGAGCTGGAGATGCATCGCCGTCTGGGCGACCTGCTGGCCGCCCGCCGAAACTTCGAGGAAGCCTGGGAAGAATACCAAATCGCCTTCAAAGACTGGCTTACCCACCCCGCAGCTGGTCGCCCGCCGGAGAAGGAGCGGCTGATCTTCACCAGCATCATCGCGTTTTGGGAGAAGCTGGCGAAGGTAGGATCTCCCATGGCCGACCCCACCCAACTTGAGGTTTGGCGAGCCCGCCTGCGCGAGTGGGAATGCCGCCGAGCCCCTGCGCACGTGATGAATTAA
- the serA gene encoding phosphoglycerate dehydrogenase, with product MAQQFKILIAGNNDPISSKGIDLLKAEPSFSVEVNMNLKAEDAMVEASRDAHAIIVRSGAKVTAKVLDAAPLLKVVGRAGVGVDNIDVPVASKRGVVVMNTPGGNTISTAEQAFTLMMALSRKTPQAHATIVDGKWDRKSFQGTEVYGKTLVVLGMGRIGAEFAKRAKAFGMRVVAYDPYLSKNRAESLGVELCEDLDSAIVQADYITMHMPLTPETKHMINAKRLASLKKSCRIINCARGGLIDDAALAEALTHGTIAGAALDVFETEPPPADYPLLKAPNTVFTPHLGASTEEAQENVGIEIAEVIKAHLLQGTVVNAVNMPNVDPKTLADLGPFLKFGELLGRLISQYAPARSNGVTISYSGKVGTGDTTLISRAVLKGFLERAVGPEQVNYINATGVAEGLGLRFSESRVPDASEFTDLIEVHATNGTETASIAGTFFAGEPRIVKVNGRHIETRPEGTLLLIENIDQPGMIAAYSTILGKHKINIADMSLSRNKEGGTALTLLTLDSTPSTAVIAELEAINGISRVHSVVV from the coding sequence ATGGCCCAGCAGTTCAAGATTCTCATCGCCGGTAACAACGACCCCATCTCGAGTAAAGGTATCGATCTCCTCAAGGCGGAGCCGTCCTTCTCCGTCGAGGTGAACATGAACCTGAAGGCGGAAGACGCCATGGTGGAGGCCTCCCGCGATGCCCACGCCATCATCGTCCGCAGCGGTGCCAAGGTGACCGCCAAGGTGCTGGATGCCGCCCCCCTCCTGAAAGTGGTCGGTCGTGCCGGTGTCGGCGTGGATAACATCGACGTCCCCGTGGCCAGCAAGCGCGGCGTCGTTGTCATGAACACCCCTGGCGGTAATACGATCTCCACAGCTGAGCAGGCCTTCACCCTCATGATGGCGCTTTCCCGCAAGACCCCTCAGGCCCACGCCACGATTGTGGACGGCAAGTGGGACCGCAAGAGCTTCCAGGGCACGGAAGTCTATGGCAAGACCCTCGTGGTGCTCGGCATGGGCCGCATCGGAGCCGAATTTGCCAAGCGCGCCAAGGCCTTTGGCATGCGTGTGGTGGCCTATGACCCTTACCTTTCCAAAAACCGTGCCGAGAGCCTCGGCGTGGAGCTTTGCGAAGACCTCGACTCCGCCATCGTGCAGGCCGACTACATCACGATGCACATGCCTCTGACCCCAGAGACGAAGCACATGATCAATGCCAAGCGCCTGGCTTCCCTGAAGAAAAGCTGCCGCATCATCAACTGCGCTCGCGGCGGTCTGATCGATGACGCCGCCCTGGCGGAAGCTCTGACCCATGGCACCATCGCTGGTGCAGCCCTGGACGTCTTCGAAACCGAGCCGCCTCCGGCTGACTACCCGCTGCTGAAGGCCCCGAACACCGTCTTCACCCCCCACCTCGGTGCCTCCACCGAAGAAGCCCAGGAAAACGTTGGCATCGAGATCGCGGAAGTGATCAAGGCCCACCTGCTTCAGGGCACCGTGGTCAATGCGGTGAACATGCCGAACGTCGATCCGAAGACCCTGGCCGACCTGGGACCCTTCCTGAAATTCGGCGAGCTCCTCGGTCGTCTGATTTCCCAATACGCCCCGGCACGCTCCAACGGCGTGACCATCAGCTACAGCGGCAAGGTGGGCACCGGAGACACCACCCTCATTTCCCGAGCTGTGCTCAAGGGTTTCCTGGAGCGTGCGGTCGGCCCTGAGCAGGTGAACTACATCAACGCCACCGGTGTGGCCGAAGGCCTGGGCCTACGCTTCAGCGAAAGCCGCGTGCCAGACGCCAGCGAGTTCACCGACCTCATCGAAGTCCACGCCACCAACGGCACGGAGACCGCCAGCATTGCCGGCACCTTCTTCGCCGGTGAGCCACGCATCGTGAAGGTCAATGGCCGCCACATCGAGACTCGTCCAGAAGGCACCCTGCTGCTGATCGAAAACATCGACCAGCCCGGCATGATCGCCGCCTACAGCACCATCCTGGGCAAGCACAAGATCAACATCGCGGACATGTCCCTGAGTCGTAACAAAGAAGGCGGCACCGCCCTCACCCTGCTCACGCTGGACAGCACCCCGAGCACCGCCGTGATCGCTGAGCTGGAGGCCATCAACGGCATCAGCCGTGTGCACAGCGTGGTGGTCTAA